A genomic window from Cutibacterium acnes includes:
- a CDS encoding anaerobic C4-dicarboxylate transporter family protein — protein MIWFHLAVAIIFIIIGSRLGGVGVGLAGGAGCIVLVATGLHTKVAEDIPWTVIGIIMTVICAIAALQLAGGMDYLVHLAEVMLRKHPNQINYLAPLTTFLLSLLCGTGHTAYSVLPVIVEVAKEHKIRPSRPLSIAVVASQVAVASSPISAATLALVGVLEPLGVGYLEILAVTIPTTFIGCAVGAVVASRQGKDLIDDPIYQEREAKGLVSHNAAVADTGWRPKRTAIPSLVAFLVALVVVVGYATVSSEEVGVLTKPPMTSSAAIMLIMLTTAMIICMMSREDVKQLTTQTTFRAGMSAAICILGLAWLGNMFVNNYMDVLTHAGASILHSAPWFLSVILYLAAPLMFSHAATTVAFMPVVAKIGLSPMVMLACYPAVANYYLLPNYPTTVAAMEMDDTGSTRVGRIVLNHPFVLPGTVSIAVTVLLGAFWAPIVLG, from the coding sequence GTGATCTGGTTCCACCTGGCCGTGGCCATCATCTTTATCATCATCGGCTCGCGCCTCGGTGGGGTGGGCGTCGGACTCGCGGGAGGGGCGGGATGTATCGTCCTTGTGGCCACTGGTCTTCACACGAAGGTGGCTGAGGACATCCCTTGGACGGTTATCGGCATTATCATGACCGTCATCTGCGCCATCGCTGCCCTCCAGCTCGCGGGCGGGATGGACTATCTTGTGCATCTGGCTGAGGTCATGCTGCGCAAGCATCCCAACCAGATCAACTACCTCGCGCCGCTGACGACCTTCCTGCTTTCCTTGCTGTGTGGTACTGGACATACCGCCTATTCAGTGCTGCCCGTTATCGTGGAGGTGGCTAAGGAACATAAGATCCGGCCGTCGAGGCCGCTTTCCATAGCCGTTGTGGCATCCCAAGTCGCGGTCGCATCCTCGCCGATCTCAGCGGCGACCTTGGCCTTGGTTGGAGTTCTAGAGCCGTTGGGAGTGGGTTACCTTGAGATCCTCGCGGTGACGATCCCTACCACCTTCATCGGATGTGCCGTCGGTGCCGTCGTGGCATCGCGTCAGGGCAAGGATCTCATCGATGATCCGATCTATCAGGAACGCGAGGCTAAGGGACTGGTGAGCCACAACGCTGCTGTCGCCGACACTGGGTGGAGGCCAAAACGGACTGCCATTCCCAGCCTTGTTGCCTTCCTCGTCGCTCTTGTTGTGGTCGTTGGTTACGCCACTGTCTCATCGGAAGAGGTCGGTGTGCTCACCAAACCGCCTATGACGTCATCGGCGGCGATCATGCTCATTATGCTGACGACGGCGATGATCATCTGCATGATGTCACGTGAGGACGTCAAGCAGCTCACCACCCAGACGACGTTCCGGGCCGGAATGTCTGCCGCGATCTGCATTCTGGGACTGGCGTGGCTGGGAAATATGTTCGTCAATAACTATATGGATGTCCTGACCCACGCGGGGGCCTCGATCCTGCATTCGGCCCCGTGGTTCCTTTCGGTGATCCTGTACTTGGCTGCACCACTGATGTTCTCCCACGCTGCGACGACCGTCGCCTTCATGCCGGTGGTGGCCAAGATCGGTCTGTCTCCGATGGTGATGCTGGCTTGCTACCCGGCTGTGGCCAACTACTACCTGCTGCCGAACTACCCCACGACGGTTGCAGCTATGGAGATGGACGACACCGGATCGACGCGAGTCGGACGTATCGTCCTTAACCACCCCTTCGTCCTTCCTGGTACCGTCTCGATTGCGGTGACGGTCCTACTGGGAGCTTTCTGGGCCCCCATTGTGCTGGGATGA